In Paraburkholderia sprentiae WSM5005, a genomic segment contains:
- a CDS encoding DUF1428 domain-containing protein, which produces MTYVDGFVVPVPTANREVYRQFAERAAAVFKEHGALKVIECWGDDVPEGKVTSFPMAIKRKDDETVVFSWVVWPSHQSRDEGMKAVMADPRLQPEKDPMPFDGQRLIYGGFEVIVDA; this is translated from the coding sequence ATGACCTACGTCGATGGATTTGTTGTCCCCGTGCCTACAGCCAACCGCGAAGTTTACAGGCAGTTCGCCGAAAGAGCGGCGGCCGTCTTCAAGGAGCACGGCGCGTTGAAGGTGATCGAATGCTGGGGAGATGACGTGCCGGAGGGCAAGGTGACGTCGTTTCCAATGGCGATCAAGCGCAAGGATGATGAGACGGTGGTGTTCTCCTGGGTTGTCTGGCCGTCGCATCAGTCGCGAGACGAAGGAATGAAAGCGGTAATGGCCGACCCGCGGCTGCAACCGGAAAAAGATCCGATGCCTTTTGACGGTCAGCGGCTAATCTATGGCGGTTTCGAAGTGATCGTCGACGCGTGA
- a CDS encoding VOC family protein, which yields MLQDSDVATRIPAQDLARARSFYSSRLGLEPVEERAGGFRYKCGRGYFTLFQSSGSASGTHTQMAWEVDDIQATVSELRQRGVAFEEYDLPGLKTINGIADIEGNYPSKGGVGERAAWFRDSEGNLLGIGQPLK from the coding sequence ATGCTTCAAGACAGCGACGTCGCAACTCGGATCCCAGCGCAAGACCTCGCTCGCGCAAGATCTTTCTACTCGAGCAGGCTCGGCCTTGAGCCGGTGGAAGAACGGGCTGGTGGCTTCCGCTACAAATGCGGCAGGGGCTACTTCACACTCTTTCAGTCGTCTGGGTCGGCCTCAGGGACTCATACACAAATGGCCTGGGAGGTCGATGACATCCAGGCAACCGTTAGTGAGCTGCGACAGCGTGGAGTCGCGTTCGAAGAATACGATCTTCCCGGCCTCAAAACGATAAACGGGATCGCTGATATAGAAGGGAATTACCCGTCCAAGGGTGGGGTAGGCGAAAGAGCTGCCTGGTTCCGAGATAGCGAGGGCAACCTGCTCGGCATCGGGCAACCGCTTAAGTGA